Genomic DNA from Niallia circulans:
ATGGATGAGGGTGAAGCCAATGTGTGAGCAAAAGTTGTTAAAAGATATTGAGGAGCATCGAGAAAAGATGATCTATTTAGCAAATCTCACTTCTTTTTCGCACCCAAAAGTGATTGATATAAGCGCAAAATTAGACGAATTGCTGAATAAGTATGACAGTTTTATTAAAGCAAACTGATAAAATTTATTAACTGCGAAATATGCCTCCTATATACTATTACAGTAAATTGGAATTAATGTCTCGCATTATAATGTATCATAAATACATAATAAAAAACCAAGCAATATTTGCTTGGTTTTCGATATAAGTATGAGCCATGCAGGATTCGAACCTGCGACCCTCTGATTAAAAGTCAGATGCTCTACCAACTGAGCTAATGGCTCTTGGCTGGGCTAGCTGGATTCGAACCAACGAGTGACGGAGTCAAAGTCCGTTGCCTTACCGCTTGGCTATAGCCCAAAAATAAAAGGACATTCTCTGTCCGATTTGTAAGTAATGGTGGAGGGGGACGGATTCGAACCGCCGAACCCGAAGGAGCGGATTTACAGTCCGCCGCGTTTAGCCACTTCGCTACCCCTCCGAATATTGGATTACATTAATTCTTATTCCATAAATGGTGCCGACGAGAGGACTTGAACCCCCAACCTACTGATTACAAGTCAGTTGCTCTACCAATTGAGCTACATCGGCGTATATCTAAAGTCT
This window encodes:
- a CDS encoding aspartyl-phosphate phosphatase Spo0E family protein: MCEQKLLKDIEEHREKMIYLANLTSFSHPKVIDISAKLDELLNKYDSFIKAN